The following are encoded together in the Dickeya lacustris genome:
- the dgcN gene encoding N-acetyltransferase DgcN → MLIPQPYLLFLGDVTDPLAVKTARGIHTWRAEQCVGQLRLPGSTVSLGLDDLDIAEARAQGAKTLVLGTANAGGFLPAHWLDTVRAAIAAGMNVANGLHQRLTDVPGLSALAEQHQVQLFDIRHMRPELTVGSGEARSGKRVLTVGTDCSVGKMYTSLALEAAMRKQGMKADFRATGQTGVLVAGDGIAIDAVIADFIAGAAEALSPANDDDHWDIVEGQGSLFHPSYAGVTTGLIHGAQPHWLVMCHEMGRPHMRHLPHQPMVELEECIDACLRTARVTNPAVQLAGLAINTSNYAEQEARDYCLALSTRFGVPATDPIRFGIDDIAALLKAQG, encoded by the coding sequence ATGCTGATCCCTCAACCTTATCTGCTTTTTCTTGGCGATGTGACCGACCCGCTGGCGGTGAAAACCGCGCGCGGCATTCACACCTGGCGTGCCGAACAGTGTGTCGGGCAGTTGCGTCTGCCGGGCAGCACGGTGTCGCTGGGATTAGACGATCTGGATATTGCCGAAGCACGCGCCCAGGGTGCGAAAACGCTGGTGCTGGGCACGGCTAACGCCGGTGGCTTTCTGCCCGCGCACTGGCTTGATACCGTGCGCGCGGCCATCGCAGCGGGCATGAACGTCGCCAACGGTCTGCATCAGCGCCTGACAGACGTTCCCGGCTTGTCGGCACTGGCCGAACAGCATCAGGTGCAGTTATTCGATATTCGCCACATGCGCCCGGAACTGACGGTCGGCAGCGGTGAAGCGCGCAGCGGCAAACGGGTGTTAACCGTCGGCACCGACTGTTCGGTCGGCAAAATGTACACCTCGCTGGCGCTGGAAGCGGCGATGCGCAAACAGGGCATGAAGGCCGATTTTCGCGCCACCGGCCAGACGGGTGTGCTGGTCGCCGGTGACGGCATCGCCATTGACGCCGTGATTGCCGATTTTATTGCCGGTGCCGCCGAAGCGCTGTCACCGGCCAATGACGATGACCACTGGGATATCGTCGAAGGTCAGGGGTCGCTGTTTCACCCCTCTTACGCGGGCGTGACAACCGGCCTTATCCACGGCGCACAGCCACACTGGCTGGTGATGTGCCACGAAATGGGCCGCCCGCATATGCGCCACCTGCCGCACCAGCCGATGGTGGAGCTGGAGGAATGCATCGACGCCTGCCTGCGCACCGCGCGCGTCACCAATCCGGCGGTACAGCTGGCGGGGCTGGCCATCAACACCTCGAATTACGCCGAGCAGGAAGCACGCGACTATTGTCTGGCCTTAAGCACGCGTTTTGGCGTGCCAGCCACCGACCCGATTCGCTTCGGCATTGATGACATTGCCGCCCTGCTCAAGGCGCAGGGGTAA
- a CDS encoding glutathione ABC transporter substrate-binding protein: MKSLRPQVTARRSAVALGLSLCLAAAAQAQDLRISMYADITGLDPHDTSDTLSYSIQSGIFERLFQFDSQMKLEPRLATGYTGNADATEFTVTLREGITFQDGTPFNAEAVKANLDRLADQSKGLKRNSLFNMIKSVTVVSPTQVKIELNKSFGAFVNTLAHPSAVMHSPAALTQYPDETQLRVHPVGTGPFRFVEWQQGKEVKLAKYDHYWQKGWPKVDNVSFYPSPEDATRVAALKSGQSDAIYPLPSDLVNTVQEDSKLLVQRDPSIYLYYMAINTQHGPLSDVRVRQALNYAINRNLWLKVGFAGMGLPASSVMAPRVQFFASQSEPNYTYNPAKAKELLKEAGYEKGLDLKLWVSNATSAVRSAQFFKQQLEQVGVKVAVTPMDSGTRNEKLFGVKDPKQAEFDLYYGGWSPSTGDADWALRPLFATESWVPKAYNVSYYSNPAVDNAIVAGLATSDNGKRAAAYANAQQLIWKDAPMVFLGVPDNLVGKVKNLSGVYMLADGSLIFDQAEFK, from the coding sequence ATGAAATCGTTACGCCCTCAAGTCACTGCACGTCGTTCCGCTGTCGCTCTCGGCTTGTCACTGTGTCTGGCCGCTGCGGCTCAGGCGCAGGATCTGCGCATCTCCATGTACGCCGATATCACCGGGTTAGACCCGCACGACACCTCAGATACCCTGAGCTACTCCATCCAGAGCGGGATTTTTGAGCGTCTGTTCCAGTTTGATAGCCAGATGAAGCTGGAGCCGCGTTTGGCTACCGGTTACACCGGCAATGCCGATGCCACCGAATTCACCGTCACCCTGCGCGAAGGCATCACCTTTCAGGACGGCACGCCGTTTAACGCCGAGGCGGTCAAAGCAAACCTCGACCGGCTGGCCGACCAGAGCAAAGGGCTTAAGCGTAACAGCCTGTTTAATATGATTAAGAGCGTGACCGTGGTATCGCCGACGCAGGTCAAAATCGAGCTGAACAAGTCGTTCGGGGCGTTTGTTAACACGCTGGCGCACCCGTCAGCGGTGATGCACAGCCCGGCGGCGCTGACGCAATACCCGGACGAAACCCAGTTGCGCGTCCACCCGGTCGGCACCGGCCCGTTCAGGTTTGTCGAATGGCAGCAGGGCAAAGAGGTCAAACTGGCGAAATATGACCACTACTGGCAAAAAGGCTGGCCGAAGGTGGATAACGTCAGCTTCTATCCGTCACCGGAAGATGCCACCCGCGTCGCGGCGCTGAAATCCGGCCAGTCGGATGCCATCTACCCGCTGCCGTCCGATTTGGTCAACACCGTGCAGGAAGACAGCAAACTGCTGGTACAGCGTGACCCGAGCATCTATCTGTATTACATGGCGATTAACACCCAACACGGGCCGTTGAGCGATGTGCGGGTGCGTCAGGCGCTGAACTACGCCATTAACCGCAACCTGTGGCTGAAAGTCGGCTTCGCCGGTATGGGCCTGCCCGCCTCCTCGGTCATGGCCCCGCGCGTGCAGTTCTTCGCCAGCCAAAGCGAACCGAACTACACCTACAACCCGGCCAAGGCCAAAGAGCTGCTCAAAGAAGCCGGTTACGAAAAAGGGCTGGATCTGAAACTGTGGGTGAGCAACGCCACCTCCGCTGTGCGCAGCGCCCAGTTCTTCAAACAGCAACTGGAACAAGTCGGCGTGAAAGTGGCCGTCACCCCGATGGACTCCGGCACCCGCAACGAAAAACTGTTTGGCGTCAAAGACCCGAAACAGGCGGAATTCGACCTGTACTACGGCGGCTGGTCGCCCTCTACCGGTGATGCCGACTGGGCGCTGCGCCCGCTGTTCGCAACAGAGTCCTGGGTGCCGAAAGCCTATAACGTGTCGTATTACAGCAACCCGGCGGTGGATAACGCCATTGTCGCCGGGCTGGCTACCTCAGATAACGGCAAGCGCGCCGCCGCCTACGCTAACGCCCAACAACTCATCTGGAAAGACGCGCCAATGGTGTTCCTCGGCGTGCCGGATAACCTGGTCGGCAAAGTGAAAAATCTGTCTGGCGTTTACATGCTGGCTGACGGGTCATTGATTTTCGATCAGGCTGAGTTCAAGTAA
- a CDS encoding P1 family peptidase, translated as MNTYQQAQLTTLLQRWRTERQLGSPRLPCGPHNRLSDVAGVRVGHATLAEGEIQTGVTAIVPNGDNLFRQPLPCGAAVLNGFAKPVGLVQIEELGQLQTPILLSNTLSIGTLFTTLVRDAIRRNPELGRSLPTVNPLALECNDGWLNDIQALAVTDALARAALDNATADFARGSVGAGRGMSCFALKGGIGTASRHIAALDATLGVLVLANFGALPALTLDGVQVGEAIAPLLPELAPQRDAGSIIIIMATDAALDARQLSRIARRAGAGLGRLGSYWGHGSGDIAVAFSTQPQPQPPDDARLEPLLNAAADATEHAVLDALLQAEAVTGFRGHHRPALAQVLDTLAQRLVSPPSPAQPPIRTPT; from the coding sequence ATGAACACCTACCAACAGGCACAACTGACGACGCTGCTGCAACGCTGGCGCACCGAGCGGCAGCTTGGCTCGCCGCGCCTGCCGTGCGGCCCGCACAACCGCTTAAGCGATGTCGCCGGGGTGCGGGTCGGCCACGCGACGCTGGCCGAGGGCGAGATTCAAACCGGCGTGACCGCCATCGTGCCGAACGGCGATAACCTGTTTCGCCAGCCGCTGCCCTGTGGCGCAGCGGTACTCAACGGCTTCGCCAAACCGGTCGGGCTGGTGCAAATTGAAGAACTGGGGCAATTACAAACCCCCATCCTGCTCAGTAACACCCTGAGCATCGGCACGCTGTTTACCACGCTGGTACGCGACGCGATACGCCGCAACCCCGAGCTGGGCCGCAGCCTGCCGACCGTCAACCCGCTGGCGCTGGAGTGCAACGACGGCTGGCTGAATGACATTCAGGCGCTGGCGGTCACAGACGCGCTGGCGCGTGCGGCGCTGGATAACGCCACGGCGGATTTCGCCCGTGGCAGCGTCGGTGCCGGGCGCGGCATGAGCTGCTTTGCGCTCAAAGGCGGCATCGGCACCGCGTCGCGGCACATTGCTGCGCTGGATGCCACGCTGGGCGTGCTGGTGCTGGCTAATTTCGGCGCGCTACCGGCGCTGACGCTTGACGGCGTGCAGGTAGGCGAGGCGATTGCGCCGCTGCTGCCGGAACTGGCCCCGCAGCGCGATGCCGGTTCCATCATCATCATTATGGCGACCGACGCCGCGCTCGATGCGCGCCAGTTAAGCCGCATCGCCCGCCGCGCCGGGGCCGGGCTCGGTCGGCTCGGCAGCTATTGGGGCCACGGCTCCGGCGATATCGCCGTGGCTTTCTCCACCCAGCCTCAACCGCAGCCGCCGGATGACGCCCGCCTCGAACCGCTACTCAATGCCGCCGCCGATGCCACCGAACACGCCGTGCTGGATGCGCTGTTACAGGCTGAGGCCGTCACCGGTTTTCGCGGCCACCACCGCCCGGCGCTGGCACAGGTGCTTGATACGCTGGCACAACGATTGGTTTCACCGCCGTCACCGGCGCAACCGCCGATAAGGACACCCACATGA
- a CDS encoding ABC transporter permease subunit: protein MNTSQKPAVAVPPATINHAAIRSPWRDFLHAFVRHPMALFAGGFVLLLVLVALFAPWLAPWSPMEPDWMALGAAPSAGHWMGTDDLGRDVMSRIIYGARISLYIGIVSVSLGMAAGVLLGLLAGYYGRWVDMLIMRGCDVLFAFPGMLLAIAVVAILGPGLNNVIIAVAVFSVPVFARIVRASTLSLKQAAYVEAVRCVGAPDRIILLRHILPGTLPSVIVYFTMRIGTSILTAAGLSFIGLGPEPDVPEWGNILAMGRSLMMAGQWHVSVFPGLAIFCTVLAFNLLGDALRDTLDPKMKN from the coding sequence ATGAACACCTCTCAAAAACCGGCTGTGGCCGTCCCCCCCGCGACAATCAATCATGCCGCTATCCGCTCGCCGTGGCGCGATTTTCTGCACGCCTTTGTGCGCCACCCGATGGCGCTTTTCGCCGGTGGGTTCGTGCTACTGCTGGTGCTGGTGGCGCTCTTTGCGCCGTGGCTGGCCCCCTGGAGCCCGATGGAGCCGGACTGGATGGCGCTTGGCGCTGCGCCTTCCGCCGGGCACTGGATGGGCACTGACGATCTGGGCCGCGATGTGATGAGCCGCATTATTTACGGCGCGCGCATCTCGCTGTATATCGGCATCGTCTCGGTCAGCCTTGGCATGGCCGCTGGCGTCCTGCTCGGTCTGCTGGCCGGTTACTATGGCCGCTGGGTCGATATGCTGATTATGCGCGGCTGCGATGTGCTGTTCGCCTTTCCCGGTATGCTGCTGGCTATCGCGGTGGTCGCCATTCTCGGCCCCGGCCTGAATAATGTGATTATCGCCGTGGCGGTGTTCAGCGTGCCGGTGTTTGCCCGCATCGTGCGCGCCTCCACGCTGTCGCTCAAACAGGCGGCTTACGTGGAAGCGGTGCGCTGCGTCGGTGCGCCAGACCGTATCATCCTGCTGCGCCATATTCTGCCGGGCACGCTGCCGAGTGTGATTGTCTATTTCACCATGCGTATCGGCACCAGTATTCTGACCGCCGCCGGGCTGAGTTTTATCGGCCTCGGCCCGGAGCCGGATGTGCCCGAGTGGGGCAATATTCTGGCGATGGGCCGCAGCCTGATGATGGCAGGCCAGTGGCACGTTAGCGTGTTTCCGGGGCTGGCGATTTTCTGCACCGTGCTGGCGTTTAACCTGCTGGGCGACGCGCTGCGTGATACGCTCGACCCGAAGATGAAAAATTAG
- a CDS encoding ABC transporter permease subunit produces the protein MFAYIVRRLLEMIPVLLVISLLVFGFIKLLPGDPARIYAGPDAPIEAVEAARVRLGLNNPLPQQYVDWLGGLLHGNLGITYRTQQPVLAVIQKSFLPTLWLALAGFVWSVILGLLIGVMAALKRGKWQDWSLMSLAVGGISMPPFWLGLLLIQFVAMPFGLFSVSGYNKPADIILPALTLGASVAAVMARFTRSAFLEVMQEDYVRTARAKGLRQRLIVWKHVMRNALIPVITMLGLQFGFLLGGSIVVESVFNWPGLGWLLIESIKTQDQPVIQALVMLFVFEFILINLLVDLLYAVVNPAIRLR, from the coding sequence ATGTTTGCTTATATCGTCCGACGTTTGCTGGAAATGATCCCGGTGTTGCTGGTGATCTCCCTGTTGGTGTTCGGTTTTATCAAATTACTGCCGGGCGACCCGGCACGTATCTACGCCGGCCCCGACGCGCCGATTGAAGCGGTGGAAGCTGCCCGCGTGCGGCTGGGGCTCAATAACCCGCTGCCACAGCAATACGTTGACTGGCTCGGCGGGCTGCTGCACGGCAATCTCGGCATCACCTACCGCACGCAGCAACCGGTGCTGGCGGTTATCCAGAAAAGCTTTCTGCCCACGCTGTGGCTGGCGCTGGCCGGGTTTGTCTGGTCGGTGATACTGGGGCTGTTGATTGGCGTGATGGCGGCGCTCAAGCGCGGTAAATGGCAGGACTGGTCGCTGATGAGTCTGGCGGTGGGCGGCATCTCAATGCCACCGTTTTGGCTCGGCTTGCTGCTGATTCAGTTTGTCGCCATGCCGTTTGGCCTGTTCTCGGTCAGCGGCTACAACAAACCCGCTGACATTATTCTGCCCGCGCTGACGCTCGGCGCATCCGTCGCGGCGGTGATGGCGCGCTTTACCCGCTCGGCATTTCTCGAAGTGATGCAGGAAGATTACGTGCGCACCGCGCGCGCCAAAGGGCTGCGCCAGCGGCTGATCGTCTGGAAACATGTGATGCGCAACGCGCTCATTCCGGTCATCACCATGCTCGGCTTGCAGTTCGGTTTTCTGCTGGGCGGCTCGATTGTGGTGGAAAGCGTGTTTAACTGGCCGGGGCTTGGCTGGCTGTTGATTGAGTCGATAAAAACCCAGGATCAGCCGGTGATTCAGGCGCTGGTGATGCTGTTTGTCTTTGAATTTATTTTGATTAACTTGCTGGTTGACCTGCTGTATGCCGTGGTCAACCCGGCCATTCGTCTGCGTTAG
- a CDS encoding YidH family protein, giving the protein MANERTFLAWIRTALAFLAGAIAIDQFAPMLATPVLRTVAAIFLSLASALLAWMAYRRWAGNEQAMRTGQPLPYTRLLLVMASLVCTLSGVLALVIVLH; this is encoded by the coding sequence CTGGCCAATGAGCGCACGTTTCTGGCGTGGATTCGTACCGCGCTGGCATTTCTCGCCGGGGCTATCGCCATCGACCAGTTTGCCCCGATGCTGGCGACACCGGTGCTGCGCACGGTGGCGGCTATTTTTTTGTCGCTGGCCTCCGCGCTGCTGGCGTGGATGGCCTATCGCCGCTGGGCGGGCAATGAACAAGCGATGCGCACCGGCCAACCGCTGCCCTACACCCGGTTACTGCTGGTAATGGCAAGCCTGGTCTGCACCCTGTCGGGGGTGCTGGCGCTGGTGATTGTGTTGCACTAG
- the rph gene encoding ribonuclease PH has translation MRPTGRSAPQIRPLTFTRHYTKHAEGSVLVEFGDTKVLCTATVEEGVPRFLKGQGQGWITAEYGMLPRATHSRNAREAARGKQGGRTLEIQRLIARSLRAAVDLAKLGEYTITLDCDVLQADGGTRTASITGACVALADALNGLVASGKLKTSPLKGMVAAVSVGIVNGEAVCDLEYVEDSAAETDMNVVMTEDGRMIEIQGTAEGEPFSHDELLSLLALARQGIEEIVRAQKAALTA, from the coding sequence ATGCGCCCAACAGGTCGAAGTGCCCCGCAAATTCGCCCTCTCACATTTACCCGTCACTACACCAAACATGCCGAAGGGTCGGTTTTGGTGGAGTTTGGCGATACCAAGGTGCTGTGCACCGCCACCGTAGAGGAAGGGGTACCGCGCTTTCTGAAAGGCCAGGGACAAGGCTGGATTACCGCTGAATACGGTATGTTGCCGCGCGCCACCCACAGCCGTAACGCCCGCGAAGCCGCCAGAGGCAAGCAGGGCGGCCGCACGCTGGAAATTCAGCGCCTGATCGCCCGCTCCCTGCGTGCAGCGGTGGATTTGGCCAAACTCGGCGAGTACACCATCACGCTGGACTGCGACGTATTGCAGGCTGATGGCGGTACGCGCACCGCCTCTATCACCGGTGCCTGCGTGGCGCTGGCGGATGCGCTCAATGGCCTGGTCGCCAGCGGTAAGCTGAAAACCAGCCCGCTGAAAGGCATGGTCGCGGCGGTATCGGTCGGCATCGTCAACGGCGAGGCGGTGTGTGATCTTGAGTATGTCGAGGATTCGGCGGCAGAAACCGACATGAACGTGGTGATGACCGAAGATGGCCGCATGATAGAAATTCAGGGCACCGCCGAGGGCGAACCGTTCAGCCATGACGAGTTGCTCTCCCTGCTGGCGCTGGCGCGTCAGGGGATTGAAGAGATTGTCCGTGCGCAAAAAGCCGCACTGACGGCGTAA
- a CDS encoding DUF202 domain-containing protein: MIPRPATVIRDPGLQPERTRLAWSRTAFVLLLDSLLLLRVGGQTHALMWLIPGGLLLAMSAMTYLWARLRLSILAQNGHPCSRASRLMMRLLTLVVLLSALSLSAVMYYGPPAALG, translated from the coding sequence ATGATACCGCGCCCTGCCACTGTGATACGCGACCCCGGTTTACAGCCAGAAAGAACGCGGCTGGCCTGGTCTCGCACCGCATTTGTGCTGCTGCTGGACAGCCTGCTGCTGCTCAGAGTCGGCGGGCAAACGCACGCCCTGATGTGGCTGATACCCGGCGGCCTGTTACTGGCGATGAGCGCGATGACCTATCTATGGGCGCGTTTACGCCTGAGCATACTGGCGCAAAACGGCCACCCTTGTAGCCGGGCATCACGCCTGATGATGCGCCTGCTCACGCTGGTGGTGCTGTTGTCCGCCTTAAGCCTGTCAGCAGTGATGTATTACGGCCCGCCTGCCGCTCTCGGGTGA
- a CDS encoding M55 family metallopeptidase translates to MKVFISADIEGIAGVMRPEQCSPGTPDYQLARGLMEQEVNAAIDGAFAGGAREVVVADSHAAMTNLRAENIDPRARLVQGKPRALSMVEGLQQQAFDGLMFIGFHSAASEHGVLAHTINGRAFYRVRVNGEVMAEADLYAAAGAELNTPLWLVSGDDTLQRWIERHYPAAAYVCVKRAISQTAAESHSPQAARKALREAAKQAVQQAHTIPSCRLQAPYELELMVAKPVLADLFCLIPGVIRQDAMTVRYHSPTIAPLISLLGAFSYLATTQN, encoded by the coding sequence ATGAAGGTTTTTATTTCTGCCGATATCGAAGGCATCGCAGGTGTGATGCGCCCGGAACAATGCAGCCCCGGCACGCCGGACTACCAACTGGCGCGCGGGCTGATGGAACAGGAAGTGAACGCCGCCATCGACGGCGCGTTCGCCGGTGGTGCCCGCGAGGTGGTGGTGGCCGACAGCCATGCCGCCATGACCAATCTGCGAGCGGAGAATATCGACCCGCGCGCCCGGCTGGTGCAGGGCAAACCGCGCGCCTTGTCGATGGTGGAAGGGCTACAACAACAGGCGTTCGATGGCCTGATGTTCATCGGCTTTCACAGCGCCGCCTCCGAGCACGGCGTGCTGGCGCACACCATTAATGGCCGGGCGTTTTACCGGGTGCGGGTAAACGGCGAAGTCATGGCGGAGGCCGATCTCTACGCCGCTGCCGGTGCCGAACTGAACACCCCGCTGTGGCTGGTAAGCGGCGACGATACGCTGCAACGCTGGATTGAACGCCACTACCCGGCGGCGGCATATGTCTGTGTCAAACGCGCGATTTCCCAGACCGCCGCCGAGTCTCACAGCCCGCAGGCGGCGCGCAAAGCGCTCCGCGAGGCCGCAAAGCAAGCGGTACAGCAGGCTCACACAATCCCCTCCTGCCGCCTGCAAGCGCCCTATGAACTGGAGCTGATGGTTGCCAAACCGGTGCTGGCCGACCTGTTCTGCCTGATCCCGGGGGTGATTCGCCAGGATGCGATGACCGTGCGCTATCACTCGCCGACCATCGCGCCGCTCATCAGCCTGCTGGGAGCCTTCTCCTATCTGGCCACCACGCAGAACTGA
- a CDS encoding ABC transporter ATP-binding protein: MTAIAQHQDAGNRATESITAPQPVLEITDLSVSFEGRSGRHLALNGVSFCINKGEVVAVVGESGSGKSVTSLAVMGLLAASARIERGAIRFRGNHNSNHSNNHGQHHDLLTLTDEARRSLRGRDMAMIFQEPMTSLNPVLKVGDQLTEALCDHRLCDAASAREKARDLLRNVRIADVDRVMDSYPHSLSGGMRQRVMIAQALACDPQLLIADEPTTALDVTVQARILQILRDLQRQSGMSVLFITHDMGVVAEIADRVVVMYRGNVVEQGTVAEIFSRPQHDYTKALLAAVPRLGDMRDSGWPRRFPLLGQADLQQPARDHLTARYDLPPLLDVRGLKVYYPVRSGLFSAITHRVHAVEQIDFTLWPGETLAIVGESGCGKSTTGRALLRLVESQADSLLFNGQEIASLRERDFLPLRRKMQMVFQDPYASLNPRLTVGFTLAEPLLLHGLVKSLEEATPQVQALLESVGLQPEHAQRYPHEFSGGQRQRIAIARAMALQPQVIIADEAVSALDVSIQAQVVNLMMSLQQKTGVAWIFISHDMAVVERIANRVAVMYLGQIVEIGPRQSVFNNPQHPYTQRLLASVPIADPARRNTRELDDREIPSPLRKAHEVVQKARYREVSPHHWVSDAGLGQ; this comes from the coding sequence ATGACGGCCATTGCCCAACACCAGGACGCAGGCAACCGCGCCACTGAATCGATCACCGCCCCGCAACCGGTGCTGGAGATAACCGACCTGAGCGTCAGCTTTGAGGGGCGCTCCGGCAGGCATCTGGCGCTCAACGGCGTCTCCTTTTGCATCAATAAAGGCGAAGTGGTGGCAGTGGTCGGCGAGAGCGGCTCGGGCAAATCCGTCACTTCGCTGGCGGTAATGGGCCTGCTGGCGGCCTCGGCGCGTATTGAACGCGGCGCTATCCGCTTTCGTGGCAACCACAATAGCAATCACAGTAACAACCACGGCCAGCACCATGACCTGCTGACGCTAACGGACGAGGCGCGCCGTAGCCTGCGCGGTCGCGACATGGCGATGATTTTTCAGGAACCGATGACCTCGCTCAACCCGGTGCTGAAAGTGGGCGACCAGCTTACCGAGGCGCTGTGCGATCACCGCCTGTGCGATGCCGCCAGCGCCCGCGAAAAAGCGCGCGACCTGCTGCGTAACGTGCGTATCGCCGATGTTGATAGGGTGATGGACAGCTACCCGCATTCGCTGTCCGGCGGCATGCGCCAGCGGGTGATGATTGCTCAGGCGCTGGCCTGCGACCCACAGTTACTGATTGCCGACGAACCGACCACCGCGCTGGATGTCACCGTGCAGGCGCGTATTTTGCAGATTCTGCGCGACCTACAACGCCAAAGCGGGATGTCGGTACTGTTCATCACCCATGATATGGGCGTGGTGGCGGAAATCGCCGACCGCGTGGTGGTGATGTATCGCGGCAACGTGGTGGAACAAGGCACGGTGGCGGAGATTTTCTCCCGCCCGCAGCATGACTACACCAAAGCGCTGCTGGCAGCCGTACCGCGTCTGGGCGACATGCGCGACAGCGGCTGGCCGCGACGTTTCCCGCTGCTCGGCCAGGCCGATTTGCAACAACCGGCCCGCGACCACCTCACCGCCCGTTACGACCTGCCGCCACTGCTGGATGTTCGCGGCCTGAAAGTCTACTACCCGGTACGCAGCGGCCTGTTTTCCGCCATCACTCACCGGGTACACGCCGTCGAACAGATAGATTTTACGCTCTGGCCGGGGGAAACGCTGGCGATCGTTGGCGAATCGGGCTGCGGTAAATCCACCACCGGGCGGGCGCTGCTGCGGCTGGTGGAGAGCCAGGCCGACAGCCTGCTGTTCAACGGCCAGGAGATAGCCTCACTGCGCGAGCGCGATTTTCTGCCGCTGCGCCGCAAAATGCAGATGGTGTTTCAAGACCCGTATGCCTCGCTCAACCCGCGCCTGACGGTTGGCTTTACCCTCGCCGAGCCGCTGCTGCTGCACGGGCTGGTGAAATCACTGGAAGAGGCGACGCCGCAGGTGCAGGCGCTGCTGGAAAGTGTCGGCCTGCAACCGGAACACGCCCAGCGCTACCCGCACGAATTCTCCGGCGGCCAGCGCCAGCGCATCGCCATTGCCCGCGCCATGGCACTGCAACCGCAGGTGATCATCGCCGACGAAGCGGTGTCAGCGCTGGATGTGTCGATTCAGGCGCAGGTCGTCAACCTGATGATGTCGCTTCAGCAAAAAACCGGCGTGGCGTGGATTTTCATCTCCCACGATATGGCAGTGGTCGAGCGCATCGCCAATCGCGTGGCGGTGATGTACCTCGGCCAGATAGTGGAAATCGGCCCGCGCCAGTCGGTATTTAACAACCCGCAACACCCTTACACCCAGCGGCTGCTGGCCTCGGTGCCCATCGCTGACCCGGCGCGGCGCAATACGCGCGAGCTGGATGACCGCGAAATTCCGTCACCGCTGCGTAAAGCGCATGAGGTGGTGCAAAAAGCCCGTTACCGCGAAGTGTCGCCGCACCACTGGGTGAGCGATGCGGGTCTCGGGCAGTAA
- the dgcA gene encoding N-acetyl-D-Glu racemase DgcA — protein MRQLHIESIELPLARPFAIARGTRTAVTVVRVTLEENGFIGRGECTPTAHYQETPVSVIQQLESVRQAVESGLSLAALQLALPPGSARNALDCALWRLNAALARQTLWQHLAMTPPSSVITAETLSLDTLEKMTLAAADAAARGALLLKIKLDDRQIVDKVRAIRQAAPTATLIVDANEAWSGLALEPLLHQLAGQGVAMVEQPLPAGQDAALAGFHHAIAVCADESCHHRGDIAALGDRYEIINIKLDKCGGLSEALAMVAEARRYGMRIMVGCMLGSSLAMEAALPVTLAAEYVDLDGPIWLAADSSPYLTYNLGRIWL, from the coding sequence ATGCGACAGTTGCATATTGAAAGCATAGAACTGCCGCTGGCGCGCCCGTTTGCCATTGCGCGCGGCACCCGCACCGCCGTTACCGTGGTGCGCGTCACGCTGGAAGAGAACGGGTTTATTGGCCGGGGAGAATGCACGCCCACCGCGCATTATCAGGAAACGCCCGTAAGCGTCATCCAACAACTGGAAAGCGTGCGTCAGGCGGTGGAAAGCGGCCTCAGCCTGGCTGCGTTGCAGCTCGCGCTGCCGCCGGGTTCGGCGCGCAACGCGCTCGATTGCGCGCTGTGGCGACTGAATGCGGCGTTGGCCAGACAAACGCTGTGGCAGCACCTTGCCATGACGCCGCCCTCGTCGGTTATCACCGCTGAAACCCTCAGTCTGGACACGCTGGAAAAGATGACGTTGGCAGCGGCCGATGCCGCAGCACGCGGGGCGCTGCTGCTGAAAATCAAACTCGATGACCGGCAAATCGTAGACAAAGTGCGCGCCATTCGTCAGGCGGCCCCCACCGCCACCCTGATTGTCGATGCCAATGAAGCCTGGAGCGGGCTGGCGCTGGAGCCGCTGCTGCACCAGTTGGCCGGGCAGGGCGTGGCGATGGTTGAGCAACCGCTGCCTGCCGGGCAGGATGCGGCGCTGGCAGGCTTCCACCATGCGATTGCGGTGTGCGCCGATGAGAGCTGCCACCACCGGGGTGACATCGCCGCGCTGGGCGATCGTTACGAGATTATCAACATCAAGCTCGATAAATGCGGCGGCCTGAGCGAGGCGCTGGCGATGGTCGCTGAAGCCCGCCGCTACGGGATGCGCATCATGGTCGGCTGCATGCTCGGCTCCTCGCTGGCGATGGAAGCAGCGCTGCCGGTGACGCTGGCGGCTGAGTATGTCGATCTCGATGGCCCGATTTGGCTGGCCGCCGACAGCTCGCCCTACCTGACCTACAACCTTGGCCGCATCTGGCTTTAA